In Aliiglaciecola sp. LCG003, a genomic segment contains:
- a CDS encoding transposase, which translates to MPMARKHQISLSDTAYYHCVSRCVRRAFLCGEDKLTGQSYEHRRSWVEDRLLFLSTVFTINVCAYAVMSNHTHVVLHVNREKAFGLTDIEIVKRWQKIHKSTLLAQRFTAKQSTPLTQAEQITLNATIAIYRQRLYDISWFMRELNEVIARKANTEDCCTGHFWEGRFKSQALLDEQALTACMVYVDLNPIRAKIADSLETSEHTSIKRRISHAERGRQPKVLMPFVGGSQQHQSPGLALNLLEYIQLVELTGQSLAPNERGSIAADTTPILTKLGIEKEQWQILTQCFESTFSVAAGTVDSINRYRAHTKRKREIPIQISV; encoded by the coding sequence ATGCCAATGGCAAGGAAACACCAGATTAGTTTATCTGATACAGCCTATTATCACTGTGTCTCTCGCTGCGTTCGCCGTGCTTTTCTATGTGGAGAGGATAAATTAACAGGCCAAAGCTATGAGCACCGTCGTAGCTGGGTGGAAGACCGGTTGTTGTTTTTGAGTACAGTTTTCACAATTAATGTGTGCGCATATGCAGTGATGAGTAACCACACCCATGTTGTACTGCATGTAAACAGAGAAAAAGCGTTTGGGCTGACAGATATAGAAATAGTTAAGCGCTGGCAAAAAATACATAAATCAACCTTGTTAGCACAACGCTTTACAGCTAAACAGTCAACGCCTCTGACTCAAGCCGAGCAAATAACCCTTAATGCGACCATCGCCATATATCGTCAAAGGCTATACGATATCAGTTGGTTTATGCGAGAGCTCAACGAAGTTATAGCCAGAAAAGCAAATACCGAAGATTGCTGCACGGGGCATTTCTGGGAAGGTCGCTTCAAATCTCAAGCTCTACTAGATGAACAGGCTTTAACTGCGTGTATGGTGTATGTGGACTTGAACCCAATTCGCGCTAAGATAGCGGACTCATTGGAAACGTCTGAGCATACCAGTATCAAGCGTCGGATAAGCCATGCTGAACGTGGTCGTCAGCCTAAAGTTCTTATGCCCTTTGTGGGAGGCTCACAGCAGCATCAGTCCCCAGGATTAGCATTAAACTTACTTGAGTATATACAGTTGGTAGAGTTAACCGGGCAAAGCCTTGCCCCAAATGAGCGAGGTAGTATTGCAGCTGATACCACTCCTATTTTAACTAAGCTAGGAATTGAGAAGGAGCAGTGGCAGATATTAACCCAATGTTTTGAGTCCACATTTAGTGTTGCAGCGGGGACTGTAGATTCCATAAATAGATATCGAGCCCACACTAAGCGAAAACGCGAAATCCCAATACAAATAAGTGTTTGA
- the yfaE gene encoding class I ribonucleotide reductase maintenance protein YfaE, with translation MSSKDNLFVITVGDHPAFPYQSDDTVLECLEKHNIEVHFHCREGFCGACRTTMLSGDVEYTTDPLAYIDDDEILPCCCTAKSDLHLKLGN, from the coding sequence ATGTCATCGAAAGATAATCTTTTTGTGATCACCGTTGGTGATCACCCTGCCTTCCCCTATCAGTCAGATGACACCGTTTTGGAATGCCTTGAAAAGCACAATATCGAAGTGCATTTTCACTGTCGAGAAGGATTTTGCGGTGCGTGCAGAACCACTATGCTCAGCGGTGACGTAGAATACACTACCGATCCCCTCGCCTACATTGATGATGATGAAATTTTACCGTGTTGTTGCACAGCAAAATCAGATTTGCACCTCAAACTCGGTAATTAA
- the bamC gene encoding outer membrane protein assembly factor BamC, protein MARMTMIAVCLTMSLSACTTFEQRQRANGDFDYVDSKLNETFKVPSDVDTPVVKYDYAIPEIGKEAPKDLVGKKITVISPALVLPLVTGSHVEEGLKEATVWFDQVNDSEPLDTTIWNSLISFLEDRDIGIVSFDKEKQTLITDWMIIEEDKDNGWFTWTSTERSVGRRFEFTLNMKPHGRTAELRTELRDYLETVGDDVIADINSEQVRRNEVDILNQVISHYEKQVRYEDVKRIRQIRSGFPMEMGFNSDGIAAFVVSGDYDLVWPRLLLVLRKLGFNVKDLDKSNGLLFVNYGGEETSWWDSMFSKSEDVLKLEKTDYRIKVKKQGPKTLITLMDEENTPFDAKTIKDIFPVFSQNMSSENLDI, encoded by the coding sequence ATGGCTCGAATGACAATGATTGCAGTTTGTCTAACGATGAGTTTATCTGCGTGCACCACGTTTGAACAACGTCAACGTGCGAATGGTGATTTTGATTACGTTGACTCTAAATTAAATGAAACTTTTAAAGTACCTAGTGACGTCGACACCCCTGTTGTCAAATATGACTATGCCATTCCTGAGATAGGCAAAGAAGCCCCTAAAGATTTAGTTGGTAAAAAGATAACGGTTATATCTCCCGCACTAGTGCTTCCACTCGTAACAGGTTCCCATGTGGAAGAGGGCTTAAAAGAAGCTACTGTATGGTTTGACCAAGTCAATGATTCCGAACCCTTGGATACCACAATCTGGAATTCGTTAATCAGTTTTCTAGAAGATAGGGATATCGGTATTGTTAGTTTTGATAAAGAAAAACAAACCCTTATTACCGACTGGATGATAATTGAGGAAGATAAAGACAACGGTTGGTTTACGTGGACATCCACTGAGCGCAGTGTTGGACGCCGCTTTGAATTTACTCTAAATATGAAACCTCACGGACGCACTGCAGAGCTTAGAACCGAATTGCGGGATTACTTAGAAACCGTCGGAGATGATGTTATTGCTGACATAAATTCAGAACAAGTCAGACGTAATGAAGTTGATATTCTAAACCAAGTTATTAGTCATTATGAGAAGCAAGTTCGCTATGAAGATGTCAAACGGATCAGGCAGATTCGCAGTGGTTTCCCTATGGAGATGGGCTTCAATAGTGACGGTATCGCCGCTTTTGTAGTGTCTGGTGACTATGATCTTGTTTGGCCGAGATTATTACTGGTATTACGCAAGCTTGGTTTTAACGTTAAAGATTTAGATAAGTCTAACGGCCTTTTATTCGTTAATTACGGCGGCGAAGAAACGTCTTGGTGGGATTCTATGTTTTCAAAAAGTGAAGACGTATTGAAGCTAGAGAAAACTGACTATCGAATCAAGGTTAAGAAGCAAGGGCCGAAAACATTAATCACCTTGATGGACGAAGAGAATACGCCTTTTGATGCAAAAACTATCAAGGACATATTCCCAGTGTTTTCACAAAACATGTCTTCTGAAAACTTAGACATATAA
- the dapA gene encoding 4-hydroxy-tetrahydrodipicolinate synthase yields the protein MFKGSFVALVTPMDEKGDIDYKGLQKLVEFHIQNGSHGLVSVGTTGESATLPFDEHIDVVKRTVEFAQNKIPVIAGSGANSTAEAIFLTEQLGQTGIAGFLSVVPYYNKPQQKGMIAHFNAIADAADLPVILYNVPSRTVADMLPETVAELATHKNIIGIKDATGSIQRLKDTQALVSEDFIILSGDDASAYEFLSEGGHGVISVTANIVPAQMAELCNLAAAGQYTQAREVNEQISALHEALFIEPNPVLPKWALYKMGLIESANLRLPLVLPELESKKYIEQVMRETGVL from the coding sequence ATGTTTAAAGGTAGTTTTGTTGCTCTGGTTACCCCCATGGACGAGAAAGGGGACATTGACTATAAAGGATTGCAAAAGTTAGTTGAATTCCATATCCAGAATGGTTCCCATGGATTAGTGTCAGTGGGAACAACAGGGGAGTCAGCTACATTGCCCTTTGACGAACACATTGATGTGGTAAAAAGGACGGTTGAGTTTGCACAAAACAAGATACCCGTTATAGCTGGAAGCGGGGCAAATTCAACCGCCGAAGCAATTTTCCTGACGGAGCAATTGGGTCAGACAGGCATAGCCGGCTTCTTAAGTGTGGTTCCTTATTACAATAAACCACAACAAAAAGGTATGATTGCGCATTTTAATGCCATTGCAGATGCGGCAGATTTGCCTGTGATTTTGTATAATGTGCCGTCTCGTACCGTAGCAGATATGTTACCGGAAACTGTCGCTGAGTTAGCCACCCATAAGAATATAATTGGTATTAAGGATGCGACCGGCAGCATCCAACGCTTAAAAGACACCCAAGCTTTAGTGAGTGAAGATTTCATTATACTCAGTGGTGATGATGCAAGTGCTTATGAGTTCCTAAGTGAAGGCGGGCATGGTGTCATTTCAGTTACCGCTAATATTGTACCAGCCCAAATGGCTGAATTATGCAATTTGGCAGCAGCAGGACAATATACTCAGGCCCGTGAAGTAAACGAACAGATATCAGCACTTCATGAAGCTTTATTCATAGAGCCAAATCCCGTGCTCCCAAAATGGGCTTTATACAAAATGGGGCTAATAGAATCAGCAAATTTACGATTACCGTTGGTCCTTCCGGAACTTGAGAGCAAAAAATATATCGAACAAGTCATGCGCGAAACAGGTGTTTTGTGA
- a CDS encoding phosphoribosylaminoimidazolesuccinocarboxamide synthase, with translation MNLANAVLAVNDDLPIRTSAAVHSGKVRSVYWLTESDSQRLIASQGYDVPIDTPLAVMVISDRISAFDCVWKAQGGLDGVPGKGTALNAISNHWFDLFKQNGLADSHILDIPHPFVWIVQKAQPIMIEAIGRQYITGSMWRAYHNGDREFCGITLPEGLQKDSKLQNLLITPSTKGVLKGIPDVQEADDANISRKSIVDHFGRFNFKSVDDVALYESLLKQGFDVISGALAKLDQIFVDTKFEFGYVKDRTGRDKLIYMDEVGTPDSSRIWDGEAYRNGQVIENSKEGFRQLLLKQFPDPDILLNKNRMPERFALAKDNLLPQEVLLQVSKTYMDIAEKIIGKPLALNADPRQEIIDVLNSKYALID, from the coding sequence ATGAATTTGGCAAATGCTGTTTTGGCGGTAAACGATGATCTTCCCATACGCACCTCTGCTGCTGTTCATAGTGGTAAAGTTCGTTCGGTATATTGGTTAACTGAGTCAGATAGTCAACGACTAATTGCAAGTCAGGGCTACGACGTTCCTATTGATACGCCGCTAGCGGTGATGGTGATAAGCGATCGCATATCTGCATTTGATTGTGTTTGGAAAGCTCAGGGTGGGCTTGATGGAGTTCCAGGTAAAGGTACTGCACTAAACGCAATTTCCAATCATTGGTTTGATTTGTTTAAACAAAATGGACTAGCTGACAGCCATATTTTAGATATTCCCCATCCCTTCGTTTGGATTGTTCAAAAAGCTCAGCCGATCATGATCGAGGCTATTGGCCGTCAATACATTACGGGATCCATGTGGCGGGCATATCATAATGGTGACAGGGAATTTTGCGGAATTACCCTTCCAGAAGGGTTACAAAAAGACAGTAAACTCCAGAATTTACTTATTACACCCTCCACAAAAGGTGTACTAAAAGGTATACCGGATGTTCAAGAAGCAGATGATGCCAATATTAGTAGGAAATCTATTGTAGACCATTTTGGTAGGTTCAATTTTAAAAGTGTTGATGATGTTGCCTTATATGAATCACTATTAAAACAAGGGTTTGATGTGATTTCTGGAGCTTTAGCAAAATTAGATCAGATCTTTGTCGATACAAAATTTGAATTTGGTTATGTAAAAGACCGTACAGGCAGAGATAAGCTGATTTACATGGATGAAGTGGGCACCCCTGATTCATCCCGCATTTGGGATGGAGAAGCCTATCGCAATGGTCAAGTAATTGAAAATTCTAAGGAAGGATTCAGACAGTTATTACTTAAGCAATTCCCCGACCCGGATATCCTGTTAAATAAGAATAGAATGCCTGAACGTTTTGCTTTGGCAAAAGATAATCTCCTCCCACAAGAGGTTCTGCTACAAGTGTCTAAAACCTATATGGATATTGCGGAAAAAATTATTGGCAAACCCTTAGCGTTAAATGCTGATCCACGGCAAGAAATAATAGATGTGTTAAATAGCAAATACGCCCTAATAGATTAG